One segment of Curtobacterium poinsettiae DNA contains the following:
- a CDS encoding Gfo/Idh/MocA family protein gives MDSIGVGLISVGWMGRLHSRAYRALPDHFPELGVHPRLVVAADPIEAARDQAVTRLGYARAVADYHEVLADPAVDVVSICSPNFLHREMAVAAAEAGKPFWIEKPMGRYASDSRSIHRAVQRAGVITSVGFNYRHAPAIERARELVRSGRLGRITNVRGSLLADYSSDPAAPLTWRFERERAGSGVLGDLLSHGLDLAQYVVGRIASVSALAETFIESRPRPGAGIVDRSAAAMGELGAVENEDYAALLFRFEDGAVGTMDSSRVMRGPHAEYTLEIYGTRGSVRWDFQRLNELEVYLDGQEVDGYATHYVAPGDGEFGRFQPGAGTAMGYDDLKTIEAAQFIASVRSGQQLAPSVADGLAAASIVEAAEASLVDGAWHDVALVDGPLTYGAPTPRF, from the coding sequence ATGGACAGCATCGGCGTCGGGCTGATCTCGGTCGGCTGGATGGGGCGGTTGCACTCGCGTGCCTACCGAGCGTTGCCTGATCACTTCCCGGAGCTCGGCGTCCACCCGCGGCTCGTCGTCGCGGCGGACCCGATCGAGGCGGCACGTGACCAGGCGGTGACCCGGCTCGGGTACGCGCGGGCCGTCGCCGACTACCACGAGGTCCTCGCCGACCCGGCGGTCGACGTCGTGTCGATCTGTTCGCCCAACTTCCTGCACCGCGAGATGGCCGTCGCCGCGGCCGAGGCGGGCAAGCCGTTCTGGATCGAGAAGCCGATGGGCCGGTACGCCAGCGACTCGCGCTCCATCCACCGGGCGGTGCAGCGGGCCGGCGTCATCACGAGCGTCGGCTTCAACTACCGGCACGCCCCGGCGATCGAGCGCGCCCGTGAACTCGTCCGCAGCGGGCGACTCGGACGCATCACGAACGTCCGTGGGTCCTTGCTCGCCGACTACTCGTCCGACCCGGCGGCCCCGCTGACCTGGCGCTTCGAGCGCGAGCGTGCCGGATCGGGTGTGCTCGGCGACCTGCTGTCGCACGGACTCGACCTGGCGCAGTACGTGGTCGGCCGGATCGCCTCGGTCAGTGCGCTCGCCGAGACGTTCATCGAGTCGCGTCCCCGCCCGGGTGCCGGCATCGTCGACCGCAGTGCGGCGGCGATGGGCGAGCTCGGTGCCGTCGAGAACGAGGACTACGCCGCGCTGCTGTTCCGGTTCGAGGACGGTGCGGTCGGCACGATGGACTCGAGCCGGGTGATGCGCGGGCCGCACGCCGAGTACACGCTCGAGATCTACGGCACCCGCGGTTCGGTCCGGTGGGACTTCCAGCGTCTCAACGAGCTCGAGGTGTACCTGGACGGCCAGGAGGTCGACGGGTACGCCACCCACTACGTCGCCCCCGGGGACGGCGAATTCGGTCGCTTCCAGCCGGGCGCCGGCACCGCGATGGGCTACGACGACCTGAAGACGATCGAGGCGGCGCAGTTCATCGCGAGCGTCCGGAGCGGGCAGCAGCTCGCGCCCTCGGTCGCCGACGGCCTCGCCGCGGCGTCGATCGTGGAGGCGGCGGAGGCCTCGCTGGTCGACGGCGCCTGGCACGACGTCGCCCTGGTCGACGGACCCTTGACCTACGGGGCGCCCACGCCGAGGTTCTAG
- a CDS encoding tautomerase family protein, with protein sequence MPLVRIDLATGRTPEAVRGIADAIHQAIVDVYGIPVRDRFQVITEHPAQQIIAEDAGLGFERTEGVIVIQVFTQRGRTDEAKAALYRAVHDALAAVDVASEDVFIGYVENGPQDWSFGFGRAQYVTGELGVPALG encoded by the coding sequence ATGCCGCTCGTCCGTATCGACCTCGCCACCGGCCGCACGCCGGAGGCCGTCCGTGGCATCGCCGACGCCATCCACCAGGCCATCGTCGACGTGTACGGCATCCCGGTGCGCGACCGGTTCCAGGTGATCACCGAGCACCCGGCGCAGCAGATCATCGCCGAGGACGCCGGCCTGGGCTTCGAGCGCACCGAGGGCGTCATCGTCATCCAGGTGTTCACGCAGCGCGGGCGGACCGACGAGGCGAAGGCCGCGCTGTACCGGGCGGTCCACGATGCCCTCGCGGCGGTCGATGTCGCGTCCGAGGACGTCTTCATCGGCTACGTCGAGAACGGGCCGCAGGACTGGTCGTTCGGCTTCGGGCGTGCCCAGTACGTCACGGGTGAGCTCGGGGTACCCGCGCTCGGTTGA
- a CDS encoding GntR family transcriptional regulator: MTKEGQLPSDLFMDLDRSGPMPLYFQVASRIEESIRSGAMPPGARLENEIALGERLGLSRPTIRRAIQDLVDKGLLVRRRGIGTQVVHGPVTRKVELTSLYDDLAQGAQAPATKLLQRNDVPASDEVAAALSLEPGTTVAHIRRVRFAEDVPMAILENYLPPEFLDLTDDDLQAHGLYQLLRGRGVTMRVAKQRIGARAVTDEEAGLLEIEDGDPVLTMSRTAYDASGRAVEYGVHCYRPDRYSFEVTLVDK; this comes from the coding sequence ATGACCAAAGAAGGCCAGCTGCCGTCCGACCTGTTCATGGACCTGGACCGGTCGGGTCCCATGCCCCTCTACTTCCAGGTCGCCTCGCGCATCGAGGAGTCGATCCGCTCCGGCGCGATGCCACCGGGGGCCCGGCTCGAGAACGAGATCGCCCTCGGTGAGCGCCTCGGCCTGTCGCGGCCGACGATCCGTCGTGCCATCCAGGACCTCGTCGACAAGGGCCTGCTGGTTCGCCGTCGCGGCATCGGGACCCAGGTCGTGCACGGCCCGGTGACCCGCAAGGTCGAGCTGACGAGCCTGTACGACGACCTGGCGCAGGGTGCGCAGGCTCCGGCGACGAAGCTCCTGCAGCGCAACGACGTCCCCGCATCCGACGAGGTCGCTGCGGCGCTCAGCCTCGAACCCGGCACGACCGTCGCGCACATCCGGCGGGTGCGGTTCGCCGAGGACGTCCCGATGGCGATCCTCGAGAACTACCTGCCGCCGGAGTTCCTCGACCTGACCGACGACGACCTGCAGGCGCACGGGCTGTACCAGCTGCTGCGCGGGCGCGGCGTCACGATGCGGGTGGCGAAGCAGCGGATCGGGGCCCGTGCGGTCACCGACGAAGAGGCCGGCCTGCTCGAGATCGAGGACGGCGACCCCGTGCTGACGATGAGCCGCACCGCGTACGACGCCTCGGGCCGTGCGGTCGAGTACGGCGTGCACTGCTACCGCCCCGACCGGTACTCGTTCGAGGTCACGCTCGTCGACAAGTAG
- a CDS encoding exonuclease domain-containing protein, whose amino-acid sequence MSEPRATIGTVPLNFTAIDFETANSSPASACSVGLVKVRAGRVVDRASWFIRPPFGHDAFLEWNTRIHGIVAEDVTHAKTWEQQYPDLVAFAEGDVLVAHNARFDMGVIAGGCSATGIDLAEHHSLCSLAVARKTYTLDSYRLPVAAMAAGFEGFQHHDAAADAEACAAIVVHAAGHHGVETVEALGAATRVTIAPVRARAEKPKAANQPRLSNRPMVFAD is encoded by the coding sequence ATGTCGGAACCCCGTGCGACGATCGGGACCGTGCCGTTGAACTTCACCGCGATCGACTTCGAGACCGCCAACAGCTCGCCCGCCAGCGCCTGCTCCGTCGGCCTCGTGAAGGTCCGGGCCGGCCGGGTCGTCGATCGGGCGTCGTGGTTCATCCGCCCGCCGTTCGGGCACGACGCGTTCCTGGAGTGGAACACGCGGATCCACGGCATCGTGGCCGAGGACGTCACGCACGCCAAGACGTGGGAGCAGCAGTACCCCGACCTCGTGGCCTTCGCCGAGGGCGACGTCCTGGTGGCGCACAACGCCCGCTTCGACATGGGCGTCATCGCCGGTGGGTGCTCCGCGACGGGCATCGACCTGGCCGAGCACCACTCACTGTGTTCCCTGGCCGTGGCCCGCAAGACCTACACGCTCGACTCGTACCGCCTGCCGGTCGCCGCGATGGCCGCCGGGTTCGAGGGGTTCCAGCACCACGACGCCGCTGCCGACGCCGAGGCCTGCGCCGCGATCGTCGTGCACGCCGCCGGGCACCACGGGGTCGAGACGGTCGAGGCGCTCGGCGCGGCGACCCGGGTGACGATCGCCCCGGTCCGCGCACGTGCCGAGAAGCCGAAGGCCGCGAATCAGCCGCGGCTGTCGAACCGGCCGATGGTGTTCGCCGACTGA
- the ychF gene encoding redox-regulated ATPase YchF translates to MALTIGIVGLPNVGKSTLFNALTKNQVLAANYPFATIEPNVGVVNLPDPRLDQLAELFHSEKTVPAPVSFVDIAGIVKGASEGEGLGNKFLANIREADAIAQVVRGFTDDDVVHVANKVSPKDDLEVINTELILADMETIDKALPRYEKMLKLKQAEPVVLETAREARAALEQGTLLSATKIDLTPIAELGLLSAKPFIFVFNVDEAILTDDARKAELAALVAPAQAVFLDAQVESELIDLDPADAAELLESTGQTESGLDQLARIGFDTLGLQTYLTAGPKEARAWTIGKGWKAPQAAGVIHTDFEKGFIKAEVISFDDLVETGSIAEARAAGKARIEGKDYVMQDGDVVEFRFNN, encoded by the coding sequence GTGGCTCTCACCATCGGAATCGTCGGTCTCCCGAACGTCGGCAAGTCGACCCTGTTCAACGCCCTCACCAAGAACCAGGTCCTCGCCGCGAACTACCCGTTCGCGACGATCGAACCGAACGTCGGCGTGGTGAACCTGCCGGACCCGCGACTCGACCAGCTCGCCGAGCTGTTCCACTCCGAGAAGACCGTGCCGGCGCCGGTGTCGTTCGTCGACATCGCGGGCATCGTCAAGGGTGCGAGCGAGGGCGAAGGCCTGGGCAACAAGTTCCTTGCCAACATCCGTGAGGCCGACGCCATCGCGCAGGTCGTCCGCGGCTTCACCGACGACGACGTCGTGCACGTCGCGAACAAGGTCTCCCCGAAGGACGACCTCGAGGTCATCAACACCGAGCTGATCCTCGCCGACATGGAGACCATCGACAAGGCGCTCCCGCGGTACGAGAAGATGCTGAAGCTGAAGCAGGCCGAGCCGGTCGTGCTCGAGACCGCTCGCGAGGCCCGTGCCGCGCTCGAGCAGGGCACGCTGCTGTCCGCGACGAAGATCGACCTCACGCCGATCGCCGAGCTCGGACTCCTGTCCGCCAAGCCCTTCATCTTCGTGTTCAACGTCGACGAGGCAATCCTGACCGACGACGCCCGCAAGGCCGAACTGGCCGCGCTCGTCGCCCCCGCTCAGGCCGTGTTCCTCGACGCCCAGGTCGAGTCGGAGCTCATCGACCTCGACCCCGCCGACGCCGCCGAACTGCTCGAGTCGACCGGGCAGACCGAGTCCGGCCTCGACCAGCTCGCCCGCATCGGGTTCGACACCCTCGGGCTGCAGACCTACCTGACGGCCGGTCCGAAGGAAGCCCGAGCGTGGACGATCGGCAAGGGGTGGAAGGCTCCCCAGGCTGCCGGCGTCATCCACACCGACTTCGAGAAGGGCTTCATCAAGGCCGAGGTCATCTCGTTCGACGACCTGGTCGAGACCGGCTCCATCGCCGAGGCCCGCGCTGCCGGCAAGGCCCGCATCGAGGGCAAGGACTACGTCATGCAGGACGGCGACGTGGTGGAGTTTCGATTTAATAACTAG
- a CDS encoding HTH domain-containing protein: MTNQQSVSEELRGFVERNQISYHSLAAITSIEADTLRAFADASPEGLTRPQSGSLSLDEGERVSMLVSQLTAIREIPDSDRVEGILAALTQTYGFTIPALAALLGVEQSSLESLSESFDSVPEASRTALAVRLTFLVNAINLAGPRL; the protein is encoded by the coding sequence ATGACCAATCAGCAGAGCGTTTCAGAAGAGCTTCGAGGCTTTGTCGAACGCAATCAGATCTCGTATCACTCACTCGCCGCTATCACAAGCATTGAGGCCGATACGCTTCGGGCCTTCGCTGATGCCTCGCCGGAAGGTTTGACCAGACCGCAGAGCGGGTCGCTCTCTCTTGACGAGGGAGAGCGAGTGTCGATGCTTGTTTCGCAGCTCACAGCGATTCGGGAGATCCCAGACTCCGATCGCGTAGAAGGCATCCTTGCCGCCCTTACACAAACCTATGGGTTCACTATCCCGGCTCTCGCTGCACTGCTTGGGGTCGAGCAATCGTCGCTGGAGAGCCTGTCGGAGTCCTTCGACTCTGTACCTGAAGCATCGAGAACGGCTCTCGCGGTGCGGCTCACATTCCTAGTGAATGCCATCAACCTTGCGGGCCCACGGCTCTGA
- a CDS encoding helix-turn-helix domain-containing protein, whose product MRVERAAELIRAAREDLGLSQTGLAAAAGMQQPTISAYESGRKQPRPESLRRILEAAHTRPSIPLAIYADAILDEAKRFHLDDVRVFGSAVRGQDTEHSDIDLLVHLTPAASLFDLGGFAHEVERITGFEVDVLTDDLEDDEHFAHVLDEAVPL is encoded by the coding sequence ATGCGGGTCGAACGTGCTGCGGAGCTGATCCGCGCTGCCCGCGAGGACCTCGGTCTCTCGCAGACCGGTCTCGCTGCCGCCGCAGGCATGCAGCAGCCCACCATCTCGGCGTACGAGAGCGGGCGAAAGCAGCCGCGCCCGGAGTCGCTCCGGCGGATCCTCGAAGCGGCTCACACCCGCCCGAGCATCCCCCTCGCGATCTACGCCGACGCGATCCTCGACGAGGCGAAGCGCTTCCACCTCGACGACGTCCGCGTCTTCGGCTCCGCTGTTCGCGGTCAGGACACCGAACACAGTGACATCGACCTGTTGGTCCACCTGACCCCCGCGGCATCGCTGTTCGATCTCGGTGGGTTCGCGCACGAGGTCGAGCGCATCACCGGTTTCGAGGTCGACGTCCTCACCGACGACCTCGAGGACGACGAGCACTTCGCCCACGTCCTCGACGAAGCCGTGCCGCTGTGA
- a CDS encoding HD domain-containing protein translates to MSVDVAALLTPPSPVAARALDVVRAWSSPALVNHCRRSWAWAVLLAPTVDLEPDPELLFVATMLHDLGVTPSFDAHRVPFEDAGGAVGSVFALGAGWDAVRARRVGEIIERHMWRSVDPELDAEGHLLEVATSLDVSGVGFERWSADDLRAVTAALPRLDFSATFDGLIHEQTDRKPSSAAARLDGSGNVASGGERWAAFLAS, encoded by the coding sequence ATGTCGGTCGACGTCGCAGCCCTGCTCACCCCGCCCTCGCCCGTCGCTGCGCGCGCCCTGGACGTCGTGCGGGCGTGGTCGTCACCGGCTCTCGTCAACCACTGCCGAAGGTCGTGGGCGTGGGCGGTCCTGCTCGCCCCGACGGTCGACCTCGAACCCGATCCCGAGCTGCTCTTCGTCGCGACGATGCTCCACGACCTCGGCGTGACCCCGTCGTTCGACGCACACCGGGTGCCTTTCGAGGACGCCGGCGGCGCGGTCGGTTCGGTCTTCGCGCTCGGAGCCGGGTGGGACGCCGTGCGAGCCCGTCGGGTCGGGGAGATCATCGAGCGGCACATGTGGCGGTCCGTCGACCCGGAGCTCGACGCCGAGGGGCACCTGCTCGAGGTCGCGACCTCGCTCGACGTCTCCGGTGTGGGCTTCGAAAGGTGGTCGGCGGACGACCTGCGGGCCGTCACGGCCGCGCTGCCCCGCCTGGACTTCTCGGCGACCTTCGACGGGCTGATCCACGAGCAGACTGACCGCAAGCCGTCGTCCGCGGCCGCTCGCCTGGACGGGTCGGGCAACGTCGCCTCCGGCGGAGAACGCTGGGCCGCGTTCCTGGCGTCCTGA
- a CDS encoding amidase family protein: MTAKKRAARKQAASKKRTAVAGASLIALVGTVLAATPAITAAAAPAAVDASPAAMLAPYYTDLDLTGDDQVTKADLAVLTDHLGATTASTDWATVSAADTDADGTISVADLAGLSQRMIYDDGPFQLVEASTIDMQAAMNAGVTTSVAITQEYLDRIAAYDRTKVDPASTGRALNSIVTTNADALAAAKSADAERAEHGMTSMLLGVPIAVKDNYDTKDMPTTGGCGCWDDNQTDTDAAMVTGLRDSGAVILAKASLDEFAYGFVSEFSSNQPAGSSLLVASPYNTAQTAGGSSGGTGAAISANLAGIGFGTDTGGSIRVPSTYNQLVGIRPTVGLTSRDGIIPLALSQDTGGPITRSVTDAAVALDAVTGVDAADPATSAQAGKVPTSYTSSLDADSLQGARIGYVTSMVGTNATTKRLFDASVAKLEAAGATVVPITATTAFNRVLSEGSGSTNEFKHDLDEYVAKHLDLDVTARSLQGILASGEYVPSRKSTYQSRDLITDAQYQAWAGPTGSHTTQLATGKQLVTQMLDDQDLEALVYPSGTPYGTQSTNMRLSPNTGMPAITVPMGQATAADNTITGAGVNLEFLGRSFDESTVIGLGYAFEQETHARTTPALYPALG; this comes from the coding sequence ATGACCGCCAAGAAGCGAGCCGCCCGCAAGCAGGCCGCCAGCAAGAAGCGCACCGCCGTCGCCGGCGCCTCGCTCATCGCCCTCGTCGGCACCGTCCTCGCCGCGACCCCCGCGATCACCGCCGCCGCAGCACCCGCGGCCGTCGACGCCAGCCCCGCCGCCATGCTCGCGCCGTACTACACGGACCTCGACCTGACCGGCGACGACCAGGTGACGAAGGCCGACCTCGCCGTGCTCACCGACCACCTCGGTGCGACGACCGCGAGCACCGACTGGGCGACGGTCAGCGCCGCGGACACCGACGCCGACGGCACCATCAGCGTCGCCGACCTGGCCGGGTTGTCGCAGCGGATGATCTACGACGACGGCCCGTTCCAGCTCGTCGAGGCGTCGACCATCGACATGCAGGCCGCGATGAACGCCGGCGTCACGACCTCGGTCGCGATCACGCAGGAGTACCTCGACCGCATCGCCGCGTACGACCGCACCAAGGTCGACCCAGCGTCGACCGGGCGCGCGCTCAACTCGATCGTCACCACCAACGCCGACGCCCTGGCCGCCGCGAAGTCCGCGGACGCCGAGCGCGCCGAGCACGGGATGACGAGCATGCTGCTCGGCGTGCCGATCGCGGTGAAGGACAACTACGACACGAAGGACATGCCGACCACCGGTGGCTGCGGCTGCTGGGACGACAACCAGACCGACACCGACGCGGCCATGGTCACCGGTCTGCGCGACTCCGGCGCCGTGATCCTGGCGAAGGCCAGCCTCGACGAGTTCGCCTACGGGTTCGTCTCCGAGTTCTCGTCGAACCAGCCCGCCGGCTCGTCGCTCCTGGTCGCCAGCCCGTACAACACGGCGCAGACGGCCGGTGGCTCGAGCGGCGGCACCGGTGCGGCGATCTCCGCGAACCTCGCGGGCATCGGCTTCGGCACCGACACCGGCGGTTCGATCCGTGTGCCGTCGACGTACAACCAGCTCGTCGGCATCCGGCCCACGGTCGGCCTGACCAGCCGTGACGGGATCATCCCGCTCGCGCTGTCGCAGGACACCGGCGGCCCGATCACCCGCTCGGTGACCGACGCCGCGGTCGCGCTCGACGCCGTCACCGGTGTGGACGCGGCGGACCCGGCGACGAGTGCGCAGGCCGGCAAGGTGCCGACGTCGTACACGTCGTCGCTCGACGCCGACTCCCTGCAGGGCGCCCGCATCGGCTACGTGACGAGCATGGTCGGCACGAACGCCACGACGAAGCGCCTGTTCGACGCCTCCGTCGCGAAGCTCGAGGCCGCCGGTGCCACCGTCGTCCCGATCACCGCGACGACGGCCTTCAACCGGGTCCTGTCCGAGGGCAGCGGCAGCACGAACGAGTTCAAGCACGACCTGGACGAGTACGTCGCGAAGCACCTCGACCTCGACGTCACCGCGCGTTCCCTGCAGGGCATCCTGGCCTCGGGTGAGTACGTGCCGAGCCGCAAGAGCACCTACCAGTCGCGCGACCTGATCACCGACGCGCAGTACCAGGCGTGGGCCGGACCGACGGGGTCGCACACGACGCAGCTCGCCACCGGCAAGCAGCTCGTGACGCAGATGCTCGACGACCAGGACCTCGAAGCGCTCGTCTACCCGTCGGGCACGCCGTACGGCACGCAGTCGACGAACATGCGCCTCAGCCCCAACACCGGCATGCCGGCGATCACCGTCCCGATGGGTCAGGCGACCGCTGCCGACAACACCATCACCGGTGCCGGCGTGAACCTGGAGTTCCTCGGCCGCTCGTTCGACGAGAGCACGGTCATCGGCCTCGGCTACGCCTTCGAGCAGGAGACGCACGCGCGCACCACGCCCGCGCTGTACCCGGCGCTCGGCTGA
- a CDS encoding isocitrate lyase/PEP mutase family protein, which translates to MSTSNADKAVTLKQLHEAPEILRVVNVWDAITAKVVSDLPGTKAIATAGHSIAASYGYEDGGMPLDLALSGAAIVAAATDLPVTADLDDGYEDPAETIRRAIGSGIVGANVEDRLRPFDEAVARVAAITAAAQAEGVDFQLNARTDAIARGGDRPIDESIEDAIARGTAFLDNGAALVFVPGAIERSVVERLVAGLGRGKLSVIGLPGALPAAEYEALGVARISYGPLTQRVALRALRDLATDLYADGVVPEDTPTLN; encoded by the coding sequence ATGAGCACGAGCAACGCCGACAAGGCCGTCACCCTCAAACAGCTGCACGAAGCCCCCGAGATCCTGCGCGTCGTGAACGTGTGGGACGCGATCACCGCGAAGGTCGTCAGCGACCTGCCCGGCACGAAGGCGATCGCCACCGCCGGCCACTCGATCGCCGCGTCGTACGGGTACGAGGACGGCGGGATGCCCCTCGACCTCGCCCTGTCCGGGGCAGCGATCGTCGCCGCCGCCACGGATCTGCCGGTCACCGCCGACCTGGACGACGGCTACGAGGACCCCGCCGAGACCATCCGGCGCGCCATCGGTTCCGGCATCGTGGGCGCGAACGTCGAGGACCGCCTGCGCCCCTTCGACGAGGCCGTCGCCCGCGTCGCGGCGATCACGGCCGCTGCCCAGGCCGAGGGCGTCGACTTCCAGCTGAACGCCCGCACCGACGCGATCGCCCGCGGCGGCGACCGTCCGATCGACGAGAGCATCGAGGACGCGATCGCCCGTGGCACGGCCTTCCTGGACAACGGCGCCGCCCTGGTCTTCGTGCCCGGCGCGATCGAGCGTTCCGTGGTCGAGCGGCTCGTCGCCGGTCTCGGCCGCGGCAAGCTCTCGGTCATCGGCCTGCCCGGCGCCCTGCCCGCTGCCGAGTACGAAGCGCTCGGCGTCGCTCGCATCTCCTACGGTCCGCTCACGCAGCGCGTCGCACTGCGCGCGCTCCGCGACCTGGCGACCGACCTGTACGCCGACGGCGTCGTGCCGGAGGACACCCCGACCCTGAACTGA
- a CDS encoding MalY/PatB family protein — protein sequence MASDEEDPVGTLRGVRTSIKWTRYAPDVLPLFVAEMDHDVAPAIRQALIERVSQSDLGYLDGPGPLAPAFAQFALDRWGWHIDPSRIHLATDVSVGIVESLRLALPDGGRVAITPPVYPPFFELVEEARCQIEEVPLLEQWGQYRLDLDGLERAFASGVGVFLLCNPHNPVGLVHDRADLVAIAELAAKYDVLVISDEIHAPLTHPGVQFTPFAAVAEPLGARSVCVTSASKGWNLAGVKCSVIVAGDPRTAALLDTLWEEVACRTSILGLHANLAAFTLATDWLDDVVARIVANDRLLAKLLAEHLPAVVYTRPRAGYLAWLDFRGIGLGDDPAVPLRENAYVALNSGLGFGSEGRGFVRLNLACSPETLREAVFRIASAYPSSAQEGLVWHVA from the coding sequence ATGGCGAGCGACGAGGAGGACCCGGTCGGCACGCTCCGCGGGGTCCGGACGAGCATCAAGTGGACGCGGTACGCGCCCGACGTGCTGCCCCTGTTCGTCGCCGAGATGGACCACGACGTCGCGCCGGCGATCCGGCAGGCCCTGATCGAACGGGTCTCGCAGTCGGACCTCGGGTACCTCGACGGCCCCGGGCCGCTCGCTCCCGCGTTCGCGCAGTTCGCGCTGGACCGGTGGGGCTGGCACATCGACCCGTCGCGGATCCACCTGGCCACCGACGTCAGTGTCGGGATCGTCGAGTCGCTCCGGCTCGCGCTGCCCGACGGCGGCCGCGTCGCGATCACACCGCCCGTGTACCCGCCGTTCTTCGAGCTCGTCGAAGAGGCCCGATGTCAGATCGAGGAAGTCCCGCTGCTCGAGCAGTGGGGGCAGTACCGGCTCGACCTCGACGGGCTCGAGCGGGCGTTCGCCAGCGGGGTCGGCGTCTTCCTGCTCTGCAACCCGCACAACCCCGTCGGCCTGGTGCACGACCGCGCCGACCTGGTCGCGATCGCCGAGCTCGCGGCGAAGTACGACGTCCTCGTCATCAGCGACGAGATCCACGCGCCCCTGACCCACCCCGGCGTGCAGTTCACCCCGTTCGCTGCCGTCGCCGAGCCGCTCGGTGCCCGCAGCGTGTGCGTTACCTCGGCGAGCAAGGGGTGGAACCTCGCCGGTGTGAAGTGCTCGGTCATCGTCGCCGGCGATCCCCGGACCGCCGCGCTCCTCGACACCCTGTGGGAGGAGGTCGCCTGCCGCACGAGCATCCTCGGGCTGCACGCGAACCTGGCGGCGTTCACCCTGGCGACGGACTGGCTCGACGACGTCGTGGCGCGCATCGTGGCGAACGACCGGCTGCTCGCCAAGCTCCTCGCCGAGCACCTGCCCGCGGTCGTCTACACCCGGCCGCGCGCCGGGTACCTGGCGTGGCTCGACTTCCGCGGCATCGGCCTCGGCGACGATCCCGCGGTGCCGCTGCGCGAGAACGCGTACGTCGCGCTGAACTCCGGGCTCGGGTTCGGGTCCGAGGGGCGCGGGTTCGTCCGGCTCAACCTGGCGTGCTCACCGGAGACCCTGCGCGAGGCCGTGTTCCGGATCGCTTCGGCGTACCCGTCCAGTGCGCAGGAGGGGCTGGTCTGGCACGTCGCGTGA
- a CDS encoding GNAT family N-acetyltransferase, whose translation MPEATSTVTIADLATPADAEAFRTLNEAWITRYFTLEDEDRVFLTDPVGRVVERGGAVLVARLDDQVVGCIGIVPTTPGVFELVKMAVSPDHQGHGTGRKLITAALDRARELGAHRIDLESNAQLASAVHLYEAFGFRHLREDELVPSPYVRADVHMTLELH comes from the coding sequence ATGCCCGAAGCGACCTCCACCGTCACCATCGCCGACCTCGCCACCCCCGCGGACGCCGAGGCGTTCCGCACCCTCAACGAGGCGTGGATCACTCGGTACTTCACCCTCGAGGATGAGGACCGCGTGTTCCTCACCGATCCCGTCGGTCGCGTCGTGGAGCGCGGCGGGGCCGTCCTGGTCGCCCGGCTCGACGACCAGGTCGTCGGCTGCATCGGCATCGTCCCGACGACGCCCGGGGTGTTCGAGCTCGTGAAGATGGCCGTCTCCCCCGATCACCAGGGGCACGGCACCGGGCGGAAGCTCATCACCGCGGCGCTCGACCGGGCCCGCGAGCTCGGCGCGCACCGCATCGACCTGGAGAGCAACGCACAGCTGGCCAGTGCCGTGCACCTGTACGAGGCGTTCGGCTTCCGGCACCTGCGCGAGGACGAGCTCGTGCCGAGCCCCTACGTCCGGGCCGACGTCCACATGACGCTCGAGCTGCACTGA